From the genome of Cynocephalus volans isolate mCynVol1 chromosome 14, mCynVol1.pri, whole genome shotgun sequence, one region includes:
- the ECRG4 gene encoding augurin, which translates to MAASSARPAVLALTGLALLLLLCLGPGGISGNKLKLMLQKRAAPAPAETKVAVDENKAKEFLSGPKRQKRQLWDRSRPDVQQWYQQFLYMGFDEAKFEDDITYWQNRDRNGHDYGDHYQRDYDEDSAIGPRSPYSFRHGASVNYDDY; encoded by the exons ATGGCCGCCTCCTCCGCGCGGCCCGCCGTGCTGGCGCTGACCGGGCTGGcgctgctcctgctgctgtgcCTGGGCCCAG GTGGCATAAGTGGAAATAAGCTCAAGCTGATGCTTCAAAAACGAGCAG CTCCTGCTCCCGCTGAGACTAAAGTGGCCGTTGATGAGAACAAAGCTAAAGAGTTCCTGAGTGGCCCGAAGCGCCAGAAGCGGCAGCTGTGGGACCGCAGCCGGCCCGACGTGCAGCAGTGGTACCAGCAGTTCCTCTACATGGGCTTCGACGAGGCG AAATTTGAAGATGACATCACCTATTGGCAAAACAGAGATCGAAATGGACACGACTACGGCGATCACTACCAGCGTGACTATGATGAGGACTCCGCCATCGGTCCCCGGAGCCCCTACAGCTTTAGGCATGGAGCCAGCGTCAACTACGACGACTACTAG